One window from the genome of Oncorhynchus gorbuscha isolate QuinsamMale2020 ecotype Even-year linkage group LG14, OgorEven_v1.0, whole genome shotgun sequence encodes:
- the plekha5 gene encoding pleckstrin homology domain-containing family A member 5 isoform X16: protein MAADLNPDWLSCLPSSWSYGVARDGRIFFINEEAKSTTWLHPVTGEAVITGHRTTPDLPTGWEEGYTFEGARCFIK, encoded by the exons ATGGCGGCGGATCTAAACCCAGACTGGCTCTCCTGCCTTCCTTCTTCTTGGAGTTATGGGGTTGCTCGGGACGGGAGGATATTCTTCATCAA TGAAGAAGCCAAGAGTACGACCTGGCTTCATCCCGTCACCGGAGAGGCCGTCATAACGGGGCACAGAACAACCCCAG ATTTACCAACgggatgggaggagggatatACGTTCGAAGGAGCCCGCTGCTTCATCAA